In Synechococcus sp. UW69, the following are encoded in one genomic region:
- a CDS encoding formate/nitrite transporter family protein: MDYVLPNELVDGMIAAGGKKSTVSVKNLLIRGFYSGAILGLAVILALTVGITVKAPFVGSLLFPFGFASIVLFGMELVTGNFALLPMATWAGKSTWGATFRNWVWVWIGNWIGTAVVAVIMAISLTSGTMDGAADNVGPPIWDAVAQKIMALNQINVEKKYEALGSMGFFLAFLRGLVANWLVCLGVTMALVSKSVPGKILACWLPITAFQSMGMEHIVVNQFLHTAGPILGSGVPFTKVIFWNFLPVTLGNIVGGMVFIGMLFYSTHRTQMENVLPTEHDEKLERELAAELGAR; the protein is encoded by the coding sequence ATGGACTACGTCCTACCTAATGAGCTTGTCGACGGCATGATTGCCGCCGGCGGCAAAAAATCAACGGTCAGCGTGAAGAACCTGCTGATCCGCGGCTTTTACTCCGGAGCCATCCTTGGCCTGGCAGTGATCCTGGCCCTCACCGTGGGCATCACCGTGAAAGCGCCCTTCGTCGGCTCGCTGCTGTTCCCCTTCGGCTTCGCCAGCATCGTGCTGTTCGGCATGGAGCTGGTCACCGGTAACTTTGCGCTGCTGCCGATGGCCACCTGGGCTGGCAAAAGCACCTGGGGCGCCACCTTCCGCAATTGGGTCTGGGTCTGGATCGGGAACTGGATCGGCACCGCAGTTGTGGCCGTGATCATGGCGATCAGCCTCACCAGCGGCACCATGGATGGCGCTGCTGACAATGTCGGCCCGCCGATCTGGGACGCCGTGGCCCAGAAGATCATGGCTCTCAATCAAATCAACGTTGAGAAGAAGTACGAGGCCCTGGGAAGCATGGGCTTTTTCCTCGCCTTCCTGCGCGGACTGGTGGCCAACTGGCTGGTCTGCCTTGGCGTAACCATGGCTCTGGTGAGCAAGAGCGTTCCCGGCAAAATCCTGGCCTGCTGGCTTCCGATCACGGCCTTCCAATCGATGGGCATGGAGCACATCGTGGTGAACCAGTTCCTGCACACCGCTGGGCCGATCCTTGGTTCAGGTGTCCCCTTCACCAAGGTGATCTTCTGGAACTTCCTGCCGGTCACCCTGGGCAACATCGTGGGCGGCATGGTGTTCATCGGCATGCTCTTCTACAGCACCCATCGCACTCAGATGGAGAACGTGCTGCCCACCGAGCACGATGAAAAGCTGGAGCGTGAGCTCGCTGCAGAACTGGGTGCCCGCTGA
- a CDS encoding HEAT repeat domain-containing protein, protein MKSWSVSSLQNWVPADPSMNDEAVLWERLARSRRAPLEPAWLGEVYSPSLSVDLRRALCEKLGMQAERGWPVIQELLASHGVLPDLVMAAGLCHQSEARDWLLVQLEQTSDNEDANLMVVQALACWGADVPESVVVNCLHHPGQLHRLAGLQLLSFRSHCLDDGELLQFCQEVLNDFRDPVVVAAIRVLQRRDGVLISEKLAELCRNGSLPVAEAAFRALGCIATPASQRCLLELSEELNDDTRRKMASTQLSQQFRQ, encoded by the coding sequence ATGAAAAGCTGGAGCGTGAGCTCGCTGCAGAACTGGGTGCCCGCTGATCCATCCATGAACGACGAAGCCGTTCTCTGGGAACGGCTCGCTCGATCACGACGCGCTCCTTTGGAGCCCGCTTGGCTGGGGGAGGTCTACTCCCCCAGCCTTTCTGTTGATCTGCGGCGAGCCCTCTGCGAAAAACTGGGGATGCAAGCCGAGCGCGGCTGGCCCGTCATCCAAGAACTTCTCGCCAGCCATGGGGTTCTGCCCGATTTAGTCATGGCTGCAGGGCTGTGCCACCAGAGCGAAGCCCGCGATTGGTTGTTGGTTCAACTCGAGCAAACCTCGGACAACGAGGACGCCAACCTGATGGTGGTTCAGGCTCTGGCCTGCTGGGGAGCCGACGTTCCAGAATCAGTTGTAGTGAATTGCCTGCATCACCCAGGCCAACTGCACCGCCTCGCCGGTCTGCAACTGCTCAGCTTCCGGTCCCACTGCCTCGACGACGGCGAACTGCTGCAGTTCTGCCAAGAGGTCTTGAATGATTTTCGCGATCCAGTCGTTGTGGCTGCCATTCGGGTTCTGCAACGCCGCGATGGCGTGTTGATCAGCGAAAAGCTGGCAGAACTGTGTCGCAACGGTTCCCTCCCTGTTGCAGAGGCAGCATTCCGCGCGCTGGGTTGCATCGCCACACCTGCCAGTCAGCGCTGTCTGCTGGAACTGAGCGAAGAACTAAATGACGACACTCGAAGGAAGATGGCAAGCACCCAGCTGAGCCAACAGTTTCGCCAATAA
- the cynS gene encoding cyanase, translated as MTVSAVPSTPSLSAPSQETVTASLMAAKKAKGMSFADLEAAMGLDEVWIASLFYGQATASKEEADKLAALLSLDPAITAALQEFPTKGSLDPVIPTDPLIYRFYEIMQVYGMPLKDVIQEHFGDGIMSAIDFTLDVDKVEDPKGDRVKITMCGKFLPYKKW; from the coding sequence ATGACTGTTTCAGCTGTTCCTTCGACCCCGTCGTTGTCAGCTCCTTCTCAGGAGACCGTCACAGCCAGCTTGATGGCTGCCAAGAAAGCCAAGGGAATGAGCTTTGCCGATCTGGAAGCGGCCATGGGCCTTGATGAGGTCTGGATTGCTTCATTGTTCTACGGTCAAGCCACGGCTTCCAAGGAAGAGGCTGACAAGCTGGCTGCGCTTCTCTCCCTTGATCCGGCCATCACTGCGGCTTTGCAGGAGTTCCCCACCAAGGGAAGTCTTGATCCTGTGATCCCCACCGATCCCTTGATCTATCGCTTCTACGAGATCATGCAGGTTTATGGAATGCCTCTGAAGGATGTCATCCAGGAGCATTTTGGTGATGGCATCATGAGCGCGATCGATTTCACCCTCGATGTCGACAAAGTGGAAGATCCCAAAGGTGATCGGGTCAAAATCACCATGTGCGGCAAGTTTCTGCCTTACAAAAAGTGGTGA
- a CDS encoding cyanate hydratase produces the protein MSQFFQSMATLLQGQFLPATTAPQLMLERLYYADGRHHPEHPRHGSFEGLSRLGGP, from the coding sequence ATGAGCCAATTTTTCCAATCCATGGCAACCCTGCTTCAGGGTCAATTCCTCCCAGCAACCACAGCACCCCAACTGATGCTGGAACGGCTCTATTACGCCGATGGCCGCCACCACCCGGAGCATCCACGTCATGGCAGCTTCGAGGGGCTATCCCGTCTAGGCGGGCCCTGA
- a CDS encoding anthranilate phosphoribosyltransferase family protein: MTSAVLSGRDRFKQHLRKVGSGEHTSKGMSREEAADAMELMLQGAATPAQIGAFLIAHRIRRPEPQELTGMLDTYRTHGPVLQSMAGSRAPLCFGMPYDGRTRTAPIYPLTTLVLLACDQPVVLQGGDRMPIKYGVTAVDLFRLLNLDLSGLPISAVVDGFQQNGFALIHQPDHFPIAETLIGYREELGKRPPVASLELLWTPHQGDHLLVSGFVHPPTEARAWEALKQGGETDVLTVKGLEGGTDLPIGRACITARVRNGEAERLILHPRDHGCHDADVEWADESTWAEQARDALQNKGPLCDALRWNAGAYLWFSGCSESLELGIQRAESVMQTGQAQATLDQLCAWRSSLTIR, translated from the coding sequence TTGACGAGCGCAGTTCTCTCCGGCCGCGACCGCTTCAAACAGCACCTGCGCAAGGTGGGAAGCGGTGAACACACCAGCAAGGGCATGAGTCGCGAGGAAGCGGCTGATGCCATGGAGCTGATGTTGCAGGGCGCAGCGACGCCCGCACAAATCGGCGCCTTTCTGATTGCCCATCGCATCCGACGGCCCGAACCCCAAGAACTCACGGGGATGCTCGACACCTACCGAACCCATGGGCCGGTGCTGCAGTCGATGGCCGGCAGTCGAGCACCGCTGTGTTTCGGCATGCCCTACGACGGACGCACGCGGACAGCACCGATTTACCCGCTCACCACATTGGTGCTTCTGGCCTGTGACCAGCCGGTGGTTCTGCAGGGCGGTGACCGGATGCCGATCAAATACGGCGTCACCGCTGTTGATCTGTTCCGCCTTCTCAATCTCGACCTCTCAGGCCTGCCGATCAGCGCCGTTGTAGACGGGTTCCAGCAAAACGGCTTCGCCCTGATCCATCAACCGGATCACTTCCCCATCGCGGAAACACTGATCGGTTACCGCGAAGAACTGGGCAAGCGTCCCCCGGTCGCCAGCCTGGAATTGCTCTGGACTCCCCATCAAGGCGACCACCTTCTCGTCAGTGGCTTTGTGCACCCGCCAACCGAGGCCCGCGCCTGGGAAGCCCTCAAGCAAGGCGGCGAGACCGATGTCCTCACCGTGAAGGGTTTGGAAGGAGGAACCGACCTGCCCATCGGCCGTGCCTGCATCACGGCACGGGTGCGGAACGGTGAAGCAGAGCGGTTGATCCTGCATCCCCGCGACCATGGTTGCCATGACGCCGACGTGGAATGGGCTGACGAAAGCACCTGGGCCGAGCAGGCGCGGGACGCCCTGCAGAACAAAGGCCCTCTCTGCGATGCCCTGCGCTGGAATGCCGGCGCCTATTTATGGTTCTCCGGCTGCAGTGAATCCCTGGAACTGGGCATTCAACGGGCGGAATCCGTCATGCAGACGGGCCAGGCCCAAGCCACGCTGGATCAACTGTGCGCTTGGCGAAGCAGCTTGACCATCCGATAG
- a CDS encoding GNAT family N-acetyltransferase, which translates to MALRPIAPEDQSLLREIYADAIESQAPLLYSEEQVRAWAALAWLPGVLDATFRDGSGWLTTDGSAFAIRHPEDRLSLLYCRGRASRRGYGSALLNQIEADALASGVLQLRTEASQLSRSLLQRRGWVVESPETILIGGVSFERYRMVKLLRQAHS; encoded by the coding sequence ATGGCTTTGCGTCCGATTGCTCCGGAGGATCAATCGCTTTTGCGGGAGATCTATGCCGACGCGATCGAATCGCAGGCCCCTCTTCTCTATTCAGAGGAACAAGTCAGAGCCTGGGCAGCCCTGGCCTGGTTGCCGGGTGTGCTGGATGCGACGTTCCGGGATGGCTCGGGTTGGCTGACCACGGACGGTTCAGCTTTTGCGATCCGTCATCCCGAAGACCGTCTGTCGCTGCTCTACTGCCGCGGTCGGGCATCGCGGCGCGGCTATGGCAGTGCCCTTCTGAACCAGATTGAGGCTGATGCTTTGGCGTCCGGCGTCCTGCAATTGCGAACGGAGGCCAGCCAGCTCAGCCGATCGTTGCTGCAGCGTCGTGGCTGGGTGGTGGAGTCGCCGGAAACAATCCTGATCGGAGGCGTGTCGTTTGAGCGCTATCGGATGGTCAAGCTGCTTCGCCAAGCGCACAGTTGA